In Gossypium arboreum isolate Shixiya-1 chromosome 6, ASM2569848v2, whole genome shotgun sequence, the following are encoded in one genomic region:
- the LOC108466035 gene encoding uncharacterized protein LOC108466035 codes for MPECLQGGRRHFGECQTNEKGFFKCGSLGHFIRDCPELDKKEKKPEMRASGAPSKGRPQKNPSSGASSKGAPRDSAVRSEGHAPARTYAIRACEEAKSPDVITVPSMKMPIEFMEFVVKVSNPLDWLTFHGVVVDCGRKVIELKCEDRNVLQVEPGKLGGLPEVILSMMAEIYLRKGYEAYLALVLNTQASDLKIESVSVVCEFTDVFLEELLGLPPVREVEFGIELVFDYRWLNKVTVKNKYPVPRIDDLFD; via the exons ATGCCGGAGTGTTTGCAAGGTGGTAGACGTCATTTCGGCGAATGCCAGACGAATGAAAAAGGTTtcttcaaatgtggatcactagGCCACTTCATCCGAGACTGCCCTGAATTAGATAAGAAAGAGAAAAAGCCAGAGATGAGGGCGAGTGGTGCTCCCTCGAaaggtagaccacaaaagaacccgagtagtggggctagcagtaaagGTGCCCCTAGAGATTCAGCTGTAAGGTCTGAGGGCCatgcgcctgcaaggacttatgccatacgtgcctgTGAAGAGGCAaagtctcctgatgtgatcacgg tGCCCAGTATGAAAATGCCAATTGAGTTTATGGAATTTGTAGTAAAGGTGTCAAATCCATTAG ATTGGTTGACTTTTCATGGGGTTGTAGTGGATTGTGGACGAAAAGTTATTGAGCTAAAATGTGAAGACAGGAATGTTCTTCAGGTTGAACCAGGTAAACTGGGTGGATTACCTGAAGTGATATTGTCTATGATGGCAGAGATATATTTAAGAAAAGGGTACGAGGCTTACCTTGCCCTTGTATTGAATACTCAAGCATCTGATTTGAAGATCGAGTCAGTGtcagtggtatgtgagttcacGGACGTATTTCTAGAGGAATTGCTTGGATTGCCTCCcgtgagggaagttgaatttggaattgagttggtcTTCG actaccgatgGCTCAACAAGGTAACCGTGAAGAACAAGTACCCtgtgccaaggatcgatgatttgttcgattag